TAGGGGTGGAGTTTTCACTGAAATGTGGAGCTGGAGGCCAAGTGAGAAAGTGAGGGATGATGATCTTGTGGAGGCATATGAAGAAGCTGGAGAAGGTGGGTGGCGATTTGGAGTGACAGGAGATGGAGATTGCATGCGTCGTTGGGTCCTTGCTGAAGTAGAGCGGATAGGCCTTTGGCCTCTTATTGGAGCCTCGGTGTTGAGTCGGCTTCCAGGCTGAGCATGGTGTTGTGGAGCCGGGGCTGGTGTTTCTGGGAGAGCTGAGATTTCATTCCTGTCCATGTTGCTGTTGATGATGTGAGAGTAGTTTTGATGCTGCTGTTTTGTTATTTCCGCTGTTGTTgtattgctgctgctgttgttgttggtttgtcGTAGTCAGATGACGGTAATGGAATTGTTGATGGGTTGTAGAGAGATGTTGAATTTTAGAAGCTTGTGAAGAAGCTGGAGCAGTCCTGTCAAGAGCGTTCTTCgtaaaacgaagataagggagtgaCTTTTTGCTAAGCTTCTTAtggtgagtttggattaatctgattggctaactaataaTTGTAGATGAGAGCaatatattgcaatttatttgcaatacattggtgtaaatgaaggACTAGTATCAGAAACATTAgttgtcttgtaacatttgatgtaagattgtaacaaacttacaagatattttaccacatgaaattaccaagcagtctgttaatgacttaCACTGAGCATAATGGTACGGGGCATGGGCCTGCCatccatggcaactgctcattggaagacagcgCCATTGGGATGGGccaaaccagatcacttaaaaacctTACGCAACAGTAAAACTTTGCTTTTCGCATTAGCTTGCTCATGGTCATTGCTGCTCTCTACCCCCTCTCGCCTTGCTCTCGGACACTGCACGCAATCGGGTCACAAAGAATTGTCCATGCACCTCTTAAAGTTTAGAAATCGATGAAACCGCAAAAAACCTctgcaaaccgactctcagcagagtctgtcaccccggtaacccaggacaacttccactcacaagcgagtgaatcccaaggacgtcaaTGAAGCcgagtcaccaaccaatcaggaatGCTGTGTTTCATCGAGGCTAGTCAGCGAAGGAAACTCAtacaaatgttgtctcttgctgatctggtgcaaattgatctgaagcagttaaagataagccaaatctctgcttttgtggtttctcaagTGTGATTCAAAGATTAGTAAGAAGAGCTAAAATTAATTCGGgacggttgtcaactcattttgcacaagcaccagaattgagaaccactgctctgaggtactcaaaataacaaactatcatactcaaaatgaattgccttccttaagttacttctctacttcaggAAATCCCTGTAaaaatttctttacaatatttaaaacagtttgataactTTGTCATTTAATTTCTCTTGAACAATAAGCACCCTAGGTTGCATAGGAGTACCTTGCATCAGccagatgattaaaaaaaagggttggggcttcctgagcatttatttcattttaatgcattcaaTCTCGCGCACTGGTCCATCCCTCTTGAGACAGCTCCATCTTGATTTatagttgaacaagccatcctactcccccccccccccccccccccgcccccccctCTTTCCACCACCacaatgtctatccatccatctatttattcattttattttgtaaatgtgttatttttgcggCTGATCTCTCTGaattttactgacagaattttaggtgcaggctaggactgtctctgccatttgCAGATAACATTGTTCTTTTGGCTTCATAGACATGGACCTTCAGCCTGCAGTGGgacggtttgctgctgagtgtgacatggcaaggaaagaaacagcacctctaagtcagaaaccatggtgcttgactggaaaaaggtggccatctccagtttgaAGGGGAGTCCTTACCCCAAATTGAGTTCAAGTATCTGCGTTTTTTTCACGAGTAATAgaatgtgagattaaaagatggatctgtgcagcggcagcagtaatacagttgatgtgattgtctgttgtggtgaaggagctgaggcgaaaggcaatgttctcaatttaccgctcaatctaggttcctactcttacctatggtcatgactgaaaggacaagatcttggatacaaccggacacattttgcaaagtgttataacccgcttgtttgagtcgcaacataaaagagacatgagccaacaaaatagtctgaatgctaattatttattacaaaatgtaactcatagaacaatcaatcaaagcaaccagcaaatgtctagggataataatgaagataaaaaaaTTAGGATATGAtcacaacactttaactacatgataaaagtaatgcaaaactaaaccataaggttaaagagtcaatgagatggcaggtcttgacatgaggactcctgagtagccacagcgtcctggggtagcaaacacaacaacttttataaACCTATTgaggagtaatgcaggcatccaatcaggatttaccacatactccaatctggagtcttgggatcatcacagtgtattaattttgtaaaacttaatacctgtcgctctgcctaaatcaCAAAATATTCATCATGTTTATATTCTactaaaaaaagtaaatgtagtaaactagaaagaatcttgaacctaaaagtaaagaaacttcactaataaaacatgcaacacaggacaattgaatgggcttccttaacttgaggccctggtatactacaaactaaccgtcctggagctccaccttctttgatgtgcgGTGTCTTcacagtgatttgtttctcattcagggatTCAGACAAAGAACATCATCtaaaacaacactagctacatgaatacactaGAGAGTGGAGTACaaatgtatccgcacctgtacaataaatttcaaagagattttaagccgcagaggtgctgtttgccagatgtttattaaactgttcttctctcagccgccatcGTGTTTACGGTAAACGCGAGGAGCGCAGCAAATTTACAAgcccacctactgcagtgtaggagtgttggaaaacagtataccgtcactcagccttttcaaacattattcagacatgaaacatcctgtgcacatgagaaaatgttttgctgcatttatgttatgcgtgcaactttttgtccatgtgtttcttaagctgtgCCGAAGgagcgaaactctgtagacactgatcagatctgtatggtttctctccagtgggaatcttcttctgtgttttcagatgtgttaactgattaaacctcttgtAGCAGTGTGAACAATTGTacggtctctccagtgtgaattgtctggtgcagtttcaattttggagctgtaataaaagtcttctcacactcaagcacatatactctttcacaccagtgtggatcttcatgtgtttaaggtctgaggagttgctgaaactcatctCACACTGaatctgcggtcacactagagtttgagcatgcaaaattctgttgtacagctctgcgaaaaggggcaggattaaacaagatgattcgacattttaaaaaaagtgagcgattggtccatattttacattttggtccagcgaggtcatgttttgatcttcgattggtctgacacagtcaagtgatgcgatttcgcaggtcagagttcaccaagcttgaactttgcaaagaagtgaactgcgaaacttgatgcaagaacttgcgtttccggtctgacgcattcacgtgcatatgaatggaagtctatggggagaaaagtccagtgtgaccacggcttaggagcaggtgaatggtttctctccagtgtggatcctcatgtgttgattaaggtttgatgagtacttaaaactcttcccacactgagggcatgtgaatggtttctctccagtgtggatcctcatgtgttgattaaggtttgatgagttgttaaaactcttcccacactgagtgcatttgaatggtttctctccagtgtggatcctcatgtgtatattaagggatgacgagcggatgaaactcttcccacactgagtgcaagtgaatggtttctctccggtgtggatcttcatgtgttcattaaggcttgttgattggctgaaactcttcccacacagagtgcatgtgaatggtttctctccagtgtggaccctcATGTGTATATTAAGGGATGATAatatgctgaaactcttcccacactgattgcatgtgaatggtttctctccagtgtggatcctcatgtggtgattaaggtttgatggttggttgaaactcttcccacagtgagtgcatgtgaatggtttttctccagtgtggattctcatgtgttgattaagggatgatgagcagttaaaactcttacCACACTggatgcatgtgaatggtttctcttcagtgtggattctcatgtgttttttaaggtgtgatgattggctgaaactcttcccacactgagtgcatgtgaatggtttctctccagtgtggatcctcatgtgtagattaaggtatgACGATTTGCTGAAacgcttcccacactgagtgcatgtgaatggtttctctccagtgtggctcatcatgtgtagattaaggtatgatgattggctgaaactcttcccacacagagtgcatgtgaatggtttctctctagtgtggatcctcatgtgttgattaaagtTTGCTGGTTGGCTGAAATtcttcccacacagagtgcaggtgaatggtttctctccagtgtggatcctcatgtgttgattaaggtgtgatgattggctgaaactcttcccacactgggtacatgtgaagggtttctctccagtgtggatcatcatgtgtagatcaagggatgatgagcggatgaaactcttcccacaatgggtgcatgtgaatggtttctctccagtgtgaatcctcatgtgtagattaaaggatgatgattggatgaaactcttcccacacagagtgcatgtgaatggtttctctccagtgtgaatcatcttgtgtagattaagggatgatgatttgctgaaactcttcccacactgagtgcaagtgaatggtttctctccagtgtggatcctcatgtgactattaagggatgatgatgtgctgaaactcttcccacactgagtgcatgtgaatggtttctctccagtgtggatcctcatgtgactattaagggatgatgattggctgaaactcttcccacactgagtgcaagtgaatggtttctctccagtgtggatcctcatgtgactattaagggatgatgatgtgctgaaactcttcccacactgagtgcatgtgaatggtttctctccagtgtggatcctcatgtgactattaagggatgatgattggctgaaactcttcccacactgagtgcatgtgaaagatttctctccagtgtggatttttttgtgtttgataAGGGCTGATATTTGGCTGaaagtcttcccacactgggtgcatgtgaatggtttctctccagtgtggatcctcatgtgaattttaagactgctttgtcttccaaaactctttccacactgagtgcaggtgaaacaattcttgtctctccttttcaaaataccatcagtctgtaattGACTTTTTTcgtcaattttgacatgatgtttctcctctttactcccctcattctcttcaattaagtctgaaataaagaaataaaacattagttttcattaagtcttaaaaactctctTCAAAAGCTAAAaattgaaaagacactggaaacattggctacacactgaAATTTTgaggcacattaaatgtaaaataaaaatagttccaGAACCCACAATAGTTGATTAATACACCAAATCAGGCTGACAATATCCGTGATAAGGTGGATTGACTGAAAGGAGACTGCTTCGATGCTGCTTTTAGTGATGTTATAACGTTCTAAaggtagggctgggtatcgagttcaatactttttaagcaccgaccgaatCGTCTCGATACTATCGAGTATCGAAAAAATAATTTTCGTTCTGTACCAAATTTCaatacccaagggtataatcttgtcaacaTCAGTGAGctagaaaacctgcatccttaacgtgcccggaTCAAACGGTTGTGATTGGCTGcggcgaggctgtcttgaaaatcaagTTATGGCGGTTATGCCCACTCGCACAGAGTCAAATGTCAAATagtcaaacagacatacaaaatcagttaacttttagcacttcttgcttgtgtaccgttaaagttaCGTTTAAGGCTccatttacactgccagttaaatgagacccaattccaattttttgctcatatgtgacacagatcggatctgttcaatgaccatgtaaacagaaaaaaacgcatgcattcgaaTATTCAGtgatcggtttcaggtctccttcatatgtggaaataaatcagatataaaacggatatgtgacaatgcgactgtcatgtacacaggcagatcggatttattgaggcgttctgttctgatcatcattaaacttgtgacaatgtggtgcttctccgcggtttaatgatgtagaaggaaaaagcgtgtgtggagattccgacgcagtaaacaacaacaacaacaacaacaacagaggaaacatggaggaaagtggtcagtcgccacaatttgctcccaccagacctgagatctctctcgtacccacacattcctctgaatggcGGAGGACATCATACAGCATATTAACCATAATCgaaagctgcgatgacggccctttcccacctcctcctccgcctcaaaatcattttaaagttggccgAACTTCatgttgtaacttttgctttttaaTCGCTATtaatacactcactgcgggctacacatagaacaactttattctctccaacaacaccagtgcgcacacaggcaaaggctacatcttcaactacaaacacacacatcagggccatGCCATTACGTAAACTGAGTGGAGGTAAATCTAGACTCAACCATTCACTACTTATACTACGCTTCGCCtatttcgcagagctataaaca
This region of Danio aesculapii chromosome 4, fDanAes4.1, whole genome shotgun sequence genomic DNA includes:
- the LOC130221918 gene encoding gastrula zinc finger protein XlCGF57.1-like is translated as MAFIKEESEDVKIEETFTVKQEDLQEQTDLIEENEGSKEEKHHVKIDEKSQLQTDGILKRRDKNCFTCTQCGKSFGRQSSLKIHMRIHTGEKPFTCTQCGKTFSQISALIKHKKIHTGEKSFTCTQCGKSFSQSSSLNSHMRIHTGEKPFTCTQCGKSFSTSSSLNSHMRIHTGEKPFTCTQCGKSFSQSSSLNSHMRIHTGEKPFTCTQCGKSFSTSSSLNSHMRIHTGEKPFTCTQCGKSFSKSSSLNLHKMIHTGEKPFTCTLCGKSFIQSSSFNLHMRIHTGEKPFTCTHCGKSFIRSSSLDLHMMIHTGEKPFTCTQCGKSFSQSSHLNQHMRIHTGEKPFTCTLCGKNFSQPANFNQHMRIHTREKPFTCTLCGKSFSQSSYLNLHMMSHTGEKPFTCTQCGKRFSKSSYLNLHMRIHTGEKPFTCTQCGKSFSQSSHLKKHMRIHTEEKPFTCIQCGKSFNCSSSLNQHMRIHTGEKPFTCTHCGKSFNQPSNLNHHMRIHTGEKPFTCNQCGKSFSILSSLNIHMRVHTGEKPFTCTLCGKSFSQSTSLNEHMKIHTGEKPFTCTQCGKSFIRSSSLNIHMRIHTGEKPFKCTQCGKSFNNSSNLNQHMRIHTGEKPFTCPQCGKSFKYSSNLNQHMRIHTGEKPFTCS